Within Rhodospirillales bacterium RIFCSPLOWO2_02_FULL_58_16, the genomic segment ACCGTCGTCTCGTCGTCATTTTGTATTCCTCCTTTATCCGGTGGAATACACCTTAACACCCTGTCCGATTTTTCAGGACCAGCTCATTGATATATAATGGTTTTTATCTTTTGATAGAGGCGGAAATTTCCCGCGCCGCAGTGGCTGATCCGGTGTCGGCGAAACCGGCCTGAATGGCCTTTGACAAGGGCATAAGCAGCTTAACGTCCTTGGGGTTGGGCGCGCCTTCTGCGGAGAAGATGGCGTTGGAGACTTCGATCAGCGTCCGGCACAGCCCCGATACATGGTCATATCTGGTGCCGCCGAGGCGGCGCGTCGTATCCTTGGCTATGTAGATGAGGTGTTCAATAAGCTCCTTTATTGTTTCACCCGTTTTGCCGCCCATTTCCAGGTTGGGAACGATCCGGGCGACAAGGCCGCCGATTTCATCGGCGTGGCCCTCAAGTTGCCTGACATTGATCTCGCCGATGGCGGCATCGATGGCTTGCTGAATGCCGGTGTGATCGATCTTCTCCCCGGTGGCCTTGGCCTTAAGGGTATTGGGGACATCCATTTTGGGGATTGCTTTGTCATCGCTGTCTTTCCTGCTGCGTATCGGCCCCACATAGTCGTTGGTCACCACAAATTTCTTGCGGTACTTAACAAGCAATTGGATGCGATCCAGCAACTGGACCGTGGAAATAGGCTTGGTGAGCAAATAGTCGGCCCCGGATTCAATAACTTGCCTGACCATCTCCGGCGTCGGGTTCCAGGTAGTGGCGATAATCGGCAAAAACGGATTGGTCCCAATTTTTTGATGACGGATTTTGGCGACAAACCCGCAGAAATCGCCATCGGGAAGCTCCGAAGAGCAGATCATCATGTCCGGCGTCAGGTAATTGATCTGGAACCTGATGTCCTCCAGGGTGTCGCCGAAACGCAATTCCCTGAAGCCGTTGTTGTGGAGGACCATTTTGAGGCTGTCCCGAGAATTGCGATCCGGATCAACCAGCAAAATATCGACCTTATCAAATTTCATCTTATGCATGGCTCAAAACCGCTACCATCGGGTCCTGTATTTTATTCTCATCCATCTTCCGGCGCGATAAAAATTAAACGCCCTTGCAGCCACGCGGTTTTGCCGATCCGAATGACTCATTGAACGCATTTTAGGAAATTAGAGCGGGTTGATCAGGCCGATCAAGAGGTTCATCCGGGCCGGCAGGAAAGCGGAAGTCTGCTTAGGCGCGTTTCTTGCCCGGCGCCGGCGGTTGATAAGCAATAGGAACCGGCAGACGGGCGTTCACGTCTGAAATGCGCACACTCATCTGCCTGACTTCGCCCCTAAGCTCGGCCAGCCCGTCCTCCACGCCGCGCAACCGCGCATCAAGCCCCTTCACCATGTCAATAATAGTGTCCAGCTTGGCGATAATGGCGGGATCGGTGATTGTGTGACCCATGCCGCTATCCTGCGCCCCGGCGGGTAAATTGTCAATCCGCCCCAAAAAGCCCGCCCCAAAAAGCCCTTAATGTATGCCTATAAAATAGGCATATTTCGGGGTGATGTCGGTAGCTGCCTAATTTTTAGGCATAATGCCCTCTGTAAAGTTTTGGGCGTCGTGGGCTTCCGTTCTTGCAAGCCATTGATCTTGCATATTTTTACGCTGCTTCAAAGGCGTTGGCACGTTTCTTGATCTTATGTTCCCGAAAAGGGGGCGTAGCGTTCCCTGGAAATCCGGTTCTGAGGAGAAATAGAAATGAAGATGATTACCGCCATCATCAAGCCCTTCAAGCTCGACGAGGTCCGCGACGCCCTGACGCAACTCGGCGTACACGGCATGACAATCAGCGAGGTCAGGGGCTTCGGTCGCCAGAAGGGGCAAACGGAAATCTATCGCGGCGCCGAGTATGTGGTGAGCTTCCTGCCCAAAGTGAAGATTGAACTGGCGGTCGGCGACGGCTTGCTGGAAAGGGTCATCGAGGCCATCAGGACGTCGGCGTGCACGGGAAAGATCGGCGACGGCAAAATTTTTGTTCACGCCCTGGAATCGGCGGTTCGCATACGAACCGGCGAAACCGGCGACGACGTTCTGTAGGAGGAAACGAATATGTTAATAAAAACACGAATAATTGCCGCCGCCCTGTTTGTCGCAGCCTTGTTCGGCGTCGCCGACGCGGCTCTGGCCGGAGAGGTAAAACCGGACAGCGGCGATACCGCCTGGATGCTGACCGCCACCGCGCTGGTCCTGATGATGACCATTCCCGGCCTGGCCATGTTCTACGGCGGCATGGTGCGCAAGAAGAACGTCCTGGCGATGGTCATGCAGAACTTCGCCGCCGCCTGCCTGATGACCGTGCTGTGGATGGTTGTCGGCTACTCCATCGCTTTCACCGACGGCGGCGCCCTCAACGCCTACATCGGCGGCCTCGACAAGGTCTTTCTGCGCGGCATCGGGATCGACTCCCTGACCGGGACGATCCCCGAGTCGGTCTTTATGACCTTCCAGATGACTTTCGCCATCATCACTCCGGCGCTGATCACCGGCGCCTTTGCCGACCGCATGAAGTTTTCCTCCATGCTGGCGTTCCTCGGCCTGTGGATGGTGCTGGTCTACGCCCCCGTCGCCCATTGGGTGTGGGGCGGCGGGTTTCTGGCCGACGCCGGAGTGCTCGACTTCGCCGGCGGCGCGGTGGTTCACATCAACGCCGGCGTCGCCGGTCTTGTCGCCTGTTTGGTAATCGGCAAGCGCAAGGGCTACGGCCACGAGAACATGGCTCCCCACAACCTCACGCTCAGCATTATCGGAGCGTCCCTGCTGTGGATCGGCTGGTTCGGCTTTAACGCCGGATCGGCGGCGGCGGCGAACGGTTCCGCCGGCATGGCGATGGCCGTCACCCAGATCGCGGCGGCGGTTGCCGCGCTGTCATGGATGCTTGCCGAATGGATATTACACGGCAAGCCGAGCGTGCTCGGGATCGTTTCCGGCGCCGTCAGTGGCCTGGTCGCCATAACCCCGGCCTCCGGTTTCGTCGATCCGAGCGGAGCGTTGGTCATCGGGCTGGTCGCAGGACTGGCCTGCTTCTGGGGCGCCGTTATCCTCAAACGGTGTCTGGGATACGATGACTCGCTGGACGCCTTCGGCGTTCACGGCATCGGCGGCATTGTCGGCGCGGCGCTGACCGGCGTTTTCGCCGCCGAGGCCATCGGCGGCAAGCCGGGCCTGCTGGAAGGCAACCCCGCGCAGGTGTTGATCCAGTTGGAGGGCATCGCCGCCACCGTCATCTATTGCGGAGCGGCGAGCTTTGTATTGCTCAAGATCATCGAAGCGACCATGGGCCTGCGGGTGGACGAGGAAACCGAGGTGATCGGCCTCGACAGCAGTCTGCACGGCGAAACCGTCCATTAGGGCCGGAATCCGGTCTTTCGGGCAATGCCCGAAAGACCGGGATCGCCGGGGGCGTTTGGAATTGTTGAAAGAGGAGATCGCTTCGTCATGAAACGGAAACTTGTTGTTATCGGAAACGGAATGGCCGGGATGCGGACGGTCGAGGAGCTGCTCAAGCTGGCGCCTGACCTTTACGACATCACCGTTTTCGGGGCCGAACCTCACGGAAACTACAACCGCATCCTGTTGTCGCCGGTGCTGGCCGGCGACAAGACGATCAGCGAAATCATGATCAATGACGATCAATGGTATGCCGATAACGGCATCACCCTGCATAAGGGCGAGGAGATTGTCGCGATTGATCGCATCGGCAAATGGGTCAGGACCGCCGACGGCGTCGATGCCGCCTATGACCGGCTGCTTTTGGCGACGGGGTCCGACCCGATCATTTTGCCGGTTCCCGGCAACGCCCTGCCCGGAGTCACCACCTTTCGCAACATCCATGACGTGGAGACGATGATCGGCGCGACGCGGAATTCCAAAAAAGCGGTGGTCATCGGCGGCGGGTTGCTGGGCCTGGAGGCCGCCCACGGCCTGATGAAGCGGGGCATGGACGTTGCGGTGGTTCACCTGATGGATATGCTGATGGAGCGTCAACTGGATGAGGTGGCGGCGGCTATGCTCCGCCGTTCCCTTGAAGAACGCGGGTTGACGTTTTATATGCCGGCGGAGACCGTCGCCATTCTTGGCGACAAGCGCGTGAAAACGGTAAGGCTGAAGGACGGCGCCGGGATTCCGGCGGATATTGTGGTCATGGCCGTCGGCATCCGCCCGCGCATGGCCTTGGCGCAGGCGGCGGGCATTCATTGCGAACGCGGCATCGTCGTCGGCGAAACCATGCAGACCTTCGATCCCAATATCTACGCCGTCGGCGAATGCGTGCAGTTTCGGGGCAAAACCTACGGCATGGTGGCCCCCCTGTTCAAACAGGCCAAGGTCTGCGCCAACCATCTTGCCCGACTGGGCTTCGCCGCTTACAGCGATTCCGTCCTCTCGACCAAGCTCAAGGTCTCCGGCATCAACCTCTACTCGGCCGGCGACTTCAGGAGCGGAGACGTTGCCGAACAGATGGTGATGCAGGACGCCGGTTCCGGCGTCTTCAAGAAGCTGGTGATTCGCAACAACAGACTCGAAGGGGTTCTGCTCTACGGCGATACGGCCAACGAGAGCTGGTATTACGAACTGATGCGCGGGAGAGCCGACATCAGCGAACTGAGATCCATGTTGTTGTTCGGGCAAGGGCATCTGGGAGACGCCGGTCACGGCGGAAAAATAAACATCGCCGGGATGAGCGACAAGACGGAGGTTTGTGGCTGCAACGGCGTCACCAAGGGCGTGATCGTGGAAGCGATCTCAAGCAAAGGCCTGTTCACCCTGGAAGACGTGCGCGTCCACACCAAGGCGTCGGCGTCTTGTGGTTCGTGCACCGGCATGGTCGAGCAGATTCTTGCATCTACGCTGGGCGGCAACTACACCGCGACGCCGACGGAGAAACCTGTATGCGGATGTACGGATCACACCCACGACGAAGTGCGTCGGGCGATTTTTGATCACCATCTGACAACCATTCCCGACGCCATGCGTTTCCTCGAATGGCGCACGCCCGACGGATGTCCCAGGTGCCGGCCGGCGCTCAACTACTATCTGATTTCCGCTTGGCCCGCAGAGGCCGTGAATGATCTCCAGTCCCGCGAACATAATGAACGGGTGCATGCCAACATCCAGCAGGACGGCTCCTATTCGGTAGTGCCGCGCACATGGGGCGGACTTACCAACGCAAAGGAGTTGAGGGCGGTTGCCGATTGCGCCGACAAGCTGGGCGTTCCGGTGAAGATTACCGGTGGCCAGCGGTTGGCCATTCCCTTCGTCAAGAAAAAAGACCTGCCCGGAGTGTGGGCCGAACTGGGCAAGGCCGGACTGGTCTCCGGTTTTGCCTACGGCAAGGCGGTGCGCTCGGTAAAAAGCTGCGTCGGCAAGGGCCTGTGCCGCTTCGGAACCCAAGACTCGCTCGGACTCGGCATCATGATGGAAAAAACCTTCTGGGGAGCATGGACGCCACATAAATTCAAGATGGGCGTCTCCGGCTGTCCGCGCAACTGCGCCGAATCCACAATCAAGGATTTCGGCGTCGTCGGCGTGGAATCCGGCTGGGAACTCCATGTGGGGGGTACTTGCGGCATCCGCGTCCGCGCCACCGACTTTCTGTGCAAGGTCGGCAGTGACGCGGAGGTTACTGAATATGCCGCCGCCTTCCTGCAACTCTACCGGGAAGAGGGACACTACAGGGAACGATCATCGGCATGGATCGAGCGGGTCGGATTGCCTTATGTCAAACAACGTGTAGTCGAGGATGATCAGGGTCGGGCCGTGCTCCTTCAACGCTTCATGGAGTCTCAGAAGTATGCCCAGAACGATCCCTGGGAGGAGCGCGCCCAGGACGGCGGAGAGGCGCGTCATGAGTACTTTCCCCTTATGGAAATCGCCGCCGCCGAGAACAGACCAAGCGAACAAGGACTTTAAAAATATGACCAAGCACGACAAATCCGTCTGGATCAAGGTGGGGAGTTTGAATGACATCCCCGCCGCCGGCGCTCGCGTGGTGCGCGCTCCCGCAGGCGATATCGCCCTCTTCAGGACGATGGATGACCGCGTCTTCGCCCTTGACGACAAATGCCCGCACCGTGGCGGTCCCTTGTCCCAGGGCATGGTTCACGGCCATAAGGTCTCCTGCCCCATGCACGGCCTTCAGATCGACTTGACGAGCGGAGAGGCGGTGGCCCCGGATGCCGGCGGCACCTGCCGGCATCGGGTCAGGCTTGAGGGCGATGAGATATTTCTTTCCCTGACGGATAGAAACTCATAGGCATCGGTGCGGAAAGTTCACGGTGGCTATTGCCTGGGCGGCGATTCCCTCGCCGCGCCCGGTAAAGCCCATCCTTTCGGTCGTCGTCGCCTTGACGCTGATCCGTTCTTCCGCCATGCCCAGAATCCCGGCGATGCGCCCGACCATGGCGGCGCGGTGAGGGCCGATTTTGGGCTTTTCACAGATAAGGGTGATATCCATGTTGGTGATAACGGCGCCGCGCTCCTTGGCGATGTCGCCGGCGCGTTTAAGGAAAATCTCGGAAGCGGCGCCGCGCCATTGGGGATCGTTGGGCGGAAAATGATCGCCGATGTCGCCGGCGCCTACCGCGCCGAGCAGGGCGTCGGTCAGCGCATGCAAACCGACATCGGCGTCGGAATGGCCTTCCAGACCGGAGGCGAAGGGAATGCGCACCCCGCACAGCATTACATGATCGCCGTCTTTGAAGCGGTGGGCGTCGAGACCCATGCCGCAACGGCTCTCCCCGGCGCCTAATTGCCGCTCGGCGCGGAGCAGATCGTCGCCGGTGGTTATCTTCATATTGTCCTCGCTTCCCATGACCAGAGCGACCGTCAGGCCGAAATTTTCGGCTACGGCGGCGTCGTCGGTGAATTCAGCGCCCTCGGCGGCGCGGTGCGCCTTTATAATTTCCTTAAAACGAAACCCTTGCGGCGTCTGCGCCCGCCACAGGCCGGAGCGGTCCACGGTTTCACTTATCAGATCGCCCTTGCCGGCGCGTTTGAGAGTATCGCTGACGGGAAGGGCGGGGATGGCCCCGTCGTATCTTTCCAGGGCCTTCAGAACCCCGGAAATAACCTCCTCGCCGACAAAAGGGCGGGCGGCGTCATGAATCAGCACCCGGTCAGGGGTCATGAAGGCCAAGCTCTCAAGGCCCAGCAGGACGGACTCCCGGCGGGTGGCGCCGCCTGATACCGGCGCCATTACTTCCAAACCCGAGGCGGCGGCGGCAAACAGTTCCCGATCATCGGGGTGAATGACCGGCAGCACGGAGTCCACTCCCGGATGGTCAAGAAAGGAGCGCAAGGCGCGGCGCACGACCGGCGCCCCGGCAAGAGGCAGATATTGCTTCGGCGTCGCCCCGCCGAAACGATGGCCGCGCCCGGCGCCGACCACTATCGCAATACATCCGCCCATGGTTCTTTGGTTCTCCTGCATTAACAGTAGATTTAACAACAGGTCTTGCCAAGAGGGTCGTCAAAGGCGATTGTTCGGCAATGACGCAAAATCTGTTTTACAGCTTGGCCGCTTTGGCGACTTTGGTTCCCGTATCGCTTCTTTCCCGGCGCCGGGAACATGCTCGCGACGGCCTTTTCTGGGGTTTGCTCGGCTTGGCCGTAATCGGCCCCCTGGCGTGGGTGCTGGCGCAGACGGCGGGAACCTGGCGCACCGGGCTGTCAACAACCCTGTGGGTCACCGTGGCCTCCAGCATGGCCATGTTCGCCGTTATGGCCGCCGTCACCCGCCAGGGATGGCGGCTGACTACCCTGATGACTCCGTACATGATCGGCGTCGGCATCCTGGCGACCGTCTGGCAGCAGGCGCCGGAGGGACAACTGGCGGCCAAGGCTCCGACCGGCTGGGTCGAGGTTCATATCATCGTATCCGTCGCCACCTATGGGCTGTTGACCATTGCCGCCGTGGCGGCGCTGGCCGCCTTCCTTCAGGAACGGGCCATGAAGTCCAAGCGCCCGACGCCGCTGACTCACCAATTGCCCTCGATCATCGATAGCGAGTTCATGATGGTGCGTTTATTGATGCTGTGCGAGATCGTGCTGGCCCTCGGCCTCGCCACCGGCATGGCCACTCAATACGAAGGAACAGGTTCCCTGCTGGCGCTGGATCACAAGACGGTATTAACCTTCACCGCCTTTATAGTTATCGGCGGAGTTCTGGCGGCCCATTTCCGCAGCGGGGTGAGGGGGCGCATGGTGGCGCGGCTGGTGTTGCTGGCCTATTTATTGCTGACCTTGGGCTATCCCGGAGTCAAATTCGTTACCGATGTTCTGATGACCTAATTTTGCAAACTCATTGCATTCGAACCGGAATTGCCTAATTAATGGGCACCCGCAACAGGTTTTTTTAGGTCATGTCTATTCAGATCGGTTCCGTCCGCCTGGATAATCCGGTGATTCTGGCGCCCATGTCGGGGGTCAGCGATCTTCCGTTCCGTCGCCTGGTCAAGGGCTTCGGCGTCGGCCTCGTTGTCTCCGAGATGATCGCCGGCAGGGCGATGATTCACGCCGGACGCAAGACGCTGAAGATGTCTACAGGGTGCGCCGATGAGTATCCGATGGCTGTCCAGCTTGTCGGATGCGACCCTGAGGTCATGGCCGAGGCGGCCAGATTGAATCGGGATCGCGGGGCCGTAATCATTGACATCAACATGGGCTGTCCGGCCAGGAAGGTTATCAACAGCGAGTCGGGAAGCGCCCTGATGCGCGACGAAATACTCGCCGGCAGGATCATGGCGGCGGTGGTAAAGGCTGTCGATGTGCCGGTAACGCTGAAAATGCGCACCGGCTGGGATGACTCCTCGCGCAACGCCCCCGAATTGGCCAGGATCGCCGAGGAGTGCGGCATCAAGGCGGTCACCGTTCACGGCAGAACGCGCGCCCAGTTCTACCACGGCCAGGCTGACTGGAAGTTCATCCGCCGGGTAAAAGAGGCCGTCTCGATCCCGGTTATCGGCAACGGCGACGTCAAATGCCTGGACGACGCTACCCGTCTGCTGGCCGAGTCCGGCGCCGACGGAGTAATGATCGGACGCGCCTGCTATGGCCGGCCCTGGTTTCCCGGCCAGGTCAGCCGTTTTCTGGCGACCGGCGAGCGGGGAGGCGAGCCGAGCCTGAGCGAACAACTGGCGACCATTCTCGGCCACTACGATGAAATGTTGAGCTACTACGGCGAATATTCCGGTTTGCGCATCGCCCGCAAGCATATCGGCTGGTATTCCAGGGGAATGCCCGGCTCGGCGGAATTCCGCTCTGCGGTCATGCACATCACTGAACCAAGGGATGTGAAGGCCCTTATTCGTGAGTTCTACGCGCCGATCATTGAGCGGGAAGCGGCGTGATGAGTAAAATCGTAGCGACCTTTGACGAGAAAATCGGAATTCCCCAAGGCGTGGACATCGAAGCGGTTTTAAACGCCCTGACCACGGCTATTATGGTTATCGACGGAAGCGGACACATTATCCACATCAACAACGCCGGCGAACAGTTTTTCAACGGCAGCGCCGCCTACCTGGAAAAACGGCGGTTGCAAGACCTCCTTCCCGGCGACAGCCCTTTGTTTGCCTTGCTTGACCAGGCTCGCGACAGCGGCAATGCGGTATCGGAATACGGCGCAATCCTCGAAACTCCCCGCATCGGCAGAAATCTGGTCAATATCCAGGCGCTTCCGCTGGCCGAGACGCCGGACAGGGTAGTGCTTGTTCTTAACAAGCGTTCCATCGCCGACAAGATCGACCGTCAGCTTACCCATCGCGACGCCGCCCGCTCGGTAACCGCCGTAGCCGCCATGCTTGCTCATGAAGTCAAGAATCCGATGTCGGGAATTCGCGGCGCCGCCCAGCTTCTGGAAGAGAACGCAAGCCCTGAAGACCGCCAACTGACCCAATTGATCCGTGACGAAGTTGACCGCATCTGCGCTCTGGTTGATCGCATGGATATTTTCAACGATGCTGTTCCGCTTCAGCGCGAAGCCATCAATATCCACCAGATTCTTGACCGGGTTAAAAGACTGGCGGAAAACGGTTTCGGCTCTCATCTGCGATTCATCGAGAATTATGATCCTTCCCTGCCGCCGGTGTTCGGCAACCGGGATCAATTGACCCAGGTGTTTCTTAATCTGGTCAAGAACGCGGCGGAAGCGGCTCCCGTAATCGGCGGCGAGATTATTCTTTGCACCGCCTTCAGGCACGGCATACGTTTCGCCATGCCTACCGGCAACAACCTCGTTCACCTGCCCCTTGAAGTCAGTATTCAGGACAACGGGAGCGGTATTTCCGAAGATATCCAGCCCCATTTGTTCGAGCCTTTTGTATCGTCCAAGCCCAAGGGCAACGGCCTCGGGCTGGCCCTGGCGGCGAAAATTATCGGCGACCATGCCGGCGTTATTGAGTTTGAAAGCCGGCCTAAACGCACTATTTTCAGAGTCATGCTGCCTATTGATTCAAGCGCGAAGGAGGGGAGTTGACCGCCCAATCCATCCTTGTCGCCGATGATGACGGCGCTATCCGCACGGTGCTTGATCAGGCGCTCGGGCGCGCCGGATACGAGGTGCGCTCCACCGGCAACGCCGCTACCCTGTGGCAGTGGATACAGAACGGGGAAGGCGACCTTGTCATCACCGACGTGGTGATGCCCGACGAAAACGGCCTTGATATGATTCCCCGCATCCGCAAGCTCCGCCCGGAGCTTCGCGTCATCGTGATGAGCGCCCAGAATACCCTGCGAACGGCGGTTATGGCTACCGAGCGCGGGGCCTTTGAATATCTGCCCAAACCCTTCGATCTTGTCGAGTTGGTCAACGTGGTCCGCCGCGCCCTTGAGGTTCAAAGCCCATCCCCGGATCGTCGTTCTTCGGGCGACGGCGCGGACGAGCAGTTACCCCTGATCGGACGCTCCCCCGCCATGCAGGAAATCTATCGGATAATGGCCCGCCTCATGGGAACGGACCTGACGGTGATGATCGCCGGCGATTCCGGCACCGGCAAGGAGTTGGTGGCGCGCGCCCTTCACGATTACGGCAAGCGGCGTTATGGCCCCTTTGTCGCCATCAATATGGCCGCCATTCCCCGCGAACTGATCGAGAGCGAACTGTTCGGCCATGAAAAAGGCGCTTTTACCGGCGCCGTGGCGCAAAGTTCCGGGCGTTTCGAGCAGGCGCAAGGAGGAACCCTTTTCCTTGACGAGATCGGGGACATGCCGGCGGAGGCCCAGACCCGCCTTTTGCGCGTTCTTCAGGAGGGCGAATATACCAGCGTCGGCGGTAGGGCGCCGATCCGCGCCGATTGCCGGATTATCGCCGCCACCCATCGCGACCTTCATCAGTTGATCCGTCAGGGATTATTCCGCGAAGACCTTTTCTTTCGCCTTAATGTCGTGCCTATCCGCCTGCCGCTGCTGCGTGAGCGCACCGAAGATATCCCCGAACTGGCCCGTCATTTTTTAAATAAGGCGGCAAATGAGGGCCTGCCCTGGAAAACTATTGATAACGCCGCCATGGAACGGCTCAAGAGTTACCGTTGGCCGGGCAATGTGCGTGAACTGGAAAACCTCATGCGTCGCCTTGCCGCCCTTTATTCCCAGGAGACCATCGGCATCAGCGTAATCGAGGCGGAACTGGCCGATGCCTCGCTGCCTGCCGCCGCTCCGGAAGGAAGCGGTCTCGGCCACTTGATGGAGCGCCACCTTCAGGGTTATTTCACCACGCTCGGCGGACGCCTCCCCTCAAAAGGCCTCTACGAGCGCGTACTGCGGGAAATCGAGCGTCCCTTGATTTCGCTGACCCTGCACGCAACGGGCGGCAATCAGATCAAGGCGGCCGGCGTGCTGGGCCTTAACCGCAACACCTTGCGTAAAAAAATCAGTGAACTCAAAATTCCCGTGATTAGGGAAAGTAAATGAAAATTTCGGTTAAACGGCATAACCGCCTGATCATCCGCTTTCGCCTGTGGGCGCGGCGCATAGGCCTCAATCGTAAACTAGGCTTTGCCCTTGCGCTGACGGCGGCAATTTCAGGAGTGTCAACCCTCGCCATAATGACCGGCGCCATGTCCTATGGCCCGGAAACCAAGGCTCTTCTTTATCTGCTGTATTTTGACGCCGTTCTGGTGTTGCTTCTTATCGCGGTCGTGGCAATGCGGATTGCCGTGGTCTGGGCGGAACGATTGCGCGGGCAGGCAGGATCGGGGCTGCATGTCCGGCTGGTGGTGATGTTCAGTCTGGTCGCCATAACGCCGGCAATCCTTGTTGCCGTATTTTCTTCATTATTTCTCAATTACGGCATCGAACACTGGTTCAGCGAGCGGGTGCGCACGGCAATCGAGGAATCCAACGCCGTCGCCGGCGCCTATCTTCACGAGCATCAGCAAAATATACGCGCCGACGCCTTGGCGGTAGCCAACGACCTGAATATAGACGCCCAGGTTTTGACGGGTGATCCGCAACTCTTCAATAATGTTCTTTCCGGTCAGGCAAATCTGCGCTCCTTGCCGGAGTTGCTTGTAATCAACGGCAACGGTCAGGTGTTGGCCCGGTCACAGTTGAGCATGTCTCTGGAGTTCGATCTGGTCCCCCCCGGCGCCATAAAAAAGGCGGGGGAGGGCAATATAGTAGTCCTTATAACCAATGATCGCGATGATCGCGTGCGGGCCGTTATCAAGCTCAATCGTTTCGCCGACGCCTACCTTCTGGTGGGGCGGTTCATCGACCCCACCGTTATCGAGCACATCAACCGCACCTCGGGAGCGGTAGCCGAATACAAGAGTCTGGAAACGAAACAGGAAGGATTCCAGATCACCTTCCTGATGGTCTTCATTGTAGTGACCGTTATGCTGCTGCTTGCCGCCGTATGGATAGGCCTGGCCTTGGCCACGCAACTGGTGAGTCCCCTCGGCAAGCTGATCCTGGCCGTTGAACAGGTCCGCGAGGGGAATCTGGAGGTAAGCATCGACGCCCCGACCGGCGCCGATGAAATCGGCATCCTCAGCCGCGCCTTTATCCGCATGACCGGCCAGTTGAAAACCCAGCATCAAGGACTCATGGACGCCAATCGCCAACTGGACGAAAGACGCCAATTCACCGAAACGGTGTTAAGCGGCGTCTCCGCCGGCGTCATCGGCCTGGACGGGGAAGGGCGCATCAACCTGCCTAATCGCTCGGCGTCGGAATTGTTGGACTGTGACCTGAAACAATCCATCGGCAACCCGCTCAGCGAGATAATTCCTGAAATGTCGGACCTCTTCAATGAGGCAATGAAGCGGCCTGATCGTCTGCGGCAGGCGGAGATCACGCTTATGCGCAAGGGAATATGCCGCACCCTTCTGGCGCG encodes:
- a CDS encoding nitrogen regulation protein NR(I), with translation MTAQSILVADDDGAIRTVLDQALGRAGYEVRSTGNAATLWQWIQNGEGDLVITDVVMPDENGLDMIPRIRKLRPELRVIVMSAQNTLRTAVMATERGAFEYLPKPFDLVELVNVVRRALEVQSPSPDRRSSGDGADEQLPLIGRSPAMQEIYRIMARLMGTDLTVMIAGDSGTGKELVARALHDYGKRRYGPFVAINMAAIPRELIESELFGHEKGAFTGAVAQSSGRFEQAQGGTLFLDEIGDMPAEAQTRLLRVLQEGEYTSVGGRAPIRADCRIIAATHRDLHQLIRQGLFREDLFFRLNVVPIRLPLLRERTEDIPELARHFLNKAANEGLPWKTIDNAAMERLKSYRWPGNVRELENLMRRLAALYSQETIGISVIEAELADASLPAAAPEGSGLGHLMERHLQGYFTTLGGRLPSKGLYERVLREIERPLISLTLHATGGNQIKAAGVLGLNRNTLRKKISELKIPVIRESK
- a CDS encoding two-component sensor histidine kinase, with amino-acid sequence MSKIVATFDEKIGIPQGVDIEAVLNALTTAIMVIDGSGHIIHINNAGEQFFNGSAAYLEKRRLQDLLPGDSPLFALLDQARDSGNAVSEYGAILETPRIGRNLVNIQALPLAETPDRVVLVLNKRSIADKIDRQLTHRDAARSVTAVAAMLAHEVKNPMSGIRGAAQLLEENASPEDRQLTQLIRDEVDRICALVDRMDIFNDAVPLQREAINIHQILDRVKRLAENGFGSHLRFIENYDPSLPPVFGNRDQLTQVFLNLVKNAAEAAPVIGGEIILCTAFRHGIRFAMPTGNNLVHLPLEVSIQDNGSGISEDIQPHLFEPFVSSKPKGNGLGLALAAKIIGDHAGVIEFESRPKRTIFRVMLPIDSSAKEGS